A single genomic interval of Musa acuminata AAA Group cultivar baxijiao chromosome BXJ3-4, Cavendish_Baxijiao_AAA, whole genome shotgun sequence harbors:
- the LOC103980289 gene encoding uncharacterized protein LOC103980289, with translation MADASNFMTSFQILAKALKLLKLNLKLLLPIMLLSTILSSALLFDTRTHLSPLILDPFVMPFPMATNFDDYRGFEFGTTHDIKELLAITIFVLVEHTLYLPTITVTIYAVSAAYSTAAATHLTLSGVMRSLKACFITRLWVTMLELAFNLLLASVNMMSVGIWIFGIVLGVASVLQNYLRVVWVLALVVSVVEDYSGVAALRRALQLVRGNFAQTWRLSVFAFQTGIHFFVAHNLASSLLCRRPIFGVAMSVFSAVGVAFWVMLALAAEVVFYGECKKKRRGVEETAVKGGPGNDVDEEPSNTHEHQL, from the coding sequence ATGGCTGATGCATCCAACTTCATGACCAGCTTCCAAATCCTTGCAAAGGCCCTCAAGCTTCTGAAACTCAACTTGAAGCTACTGCTCCCCATCATGCTCCTCTCCACCATCCTTTCATCCGCCCTCCTCTTTGATACTCGTACCCATCTTAGTCCTCTCATCTTGGATCCATTCGTCATGCCATTTCCAATGGCCACGAATTTCGACGACTACAGAGGCTTCGAGTTTGGTACGACACATGACATCAAAGAACTACTCGCCATCACCATCTTCGTACTCGTCGAGCACACGCTGTACCTGCCCACGATCACCGTAACAATCTATGCTGTCTCCGCGGCCTACTCCACCGCCGCGGCGACACATCTGACGCTGTCCGGGGTTATGCGGTCGCTGAAGGCATGTTTCATCACAAGACTATGGGTAACCATGCTGGAGTTGGCTTTCAATCTTCTATTAGCATCTGTGAACATGATGTCGGTGGGGATTTGGATCTTCGGAATTGTACTAGGAGTAGCGTCTGTTTTACAGAACTACTTGCGCGTGGTGTGGGTTCTAGCACTGGTGGTTTCAGTGGTGGAGGATTATTCTGGTGTTGCAGCTCTGAGGAGGGCTCTGCAGCTTGTTCGTGGAAACTTTGCGCAGACATGGCGACTCTCAGTTTTCGCGTTTCAGACGGGTATACATTTCTTTGTAGCTCACAACTTAGCCTCCTCTCTCCTCTGCCGGAGACCGATCTTCGGAGTCGCTATGTCTGTGTTTTCGGCGGTGGGTGTTGCGTTCTGGGTCATGCTTGCGTTGGCAGCGGAAGTGGTGTTCTATGGCGAGTGCAAGAAGAAGAGACGTGGAGTGGAAGAGACTGCCGTGAAAGGAGGTCCAGGCAACGATGTGGATGAGGAGCCCAGCAACACTCATGAGCATCAACTTTGA